The Liolophura sinensis isolate JHLJ2023 chromosome 8, CUHK_Ljap_v2, whole genome shotgun sequence sequence TCAACTATATCACATGCTGTTTTGTTGTGGGGCATATCATCAAACATTTACTTACATCCTTCATTGTATGATTTCTACATATTATAAAGAGGCTTTATTTTAAGTATGTCATTCTAGCTGATATCTGATAGTTCCAGTGGACTGTAAATGCACTATATTGTATTGTAGAGCCTCAGTTTGTTGGTTCATTCGAGATGGAAGAAGTGGTGTATTTCTTCTTCCGAGAGGAGGCATTAGAACACAGTCACAGTTGTGGGAAGAAAGTGTACTCTCGTGTGGCACGAGTCTGTAAGGTCAGTTCAGGGAACAGTTGGTCTGCCTCTCGACAGGCTGCATCTCTAAAATGTTACTTTGTCAAGTACATGGAAAAAAGGTGCCGGTTTACCCCAAGAATTCTCCGCCCATAAATTTAAACCTGACTGGTTGttaaatcagtgaaaaattcttcagtatgccATTGAAATTTCATTGAACATAAATATGTCCATAGAACAGTTAGAATCGTGTCAGTTCAGTCAAAAAATTGAATAATTGTAGgtgtacaaaattttacatgATTGAGCAGTCTTGGAGTGCAAGCCACTGTTTTCGTAGTATGTAAATTTCAATTGATATTGCTTGTTGATAACTCGTAACGTTTTTAGTCATATATCATTTTATGAACTTAAGAAATCtttaaatgataatttaaaatgtgaacaaactTCTTTTCTCCAGAATGACAAAGGTGGCCCAAATGTGGTGAAGAATCAGTGGACGTCATATCAGAAAGCTCGTCTCAACTGCTCAATACCTGGCAAAGTCCAGTACTACTTTGATGAAATACGTACGTATAAGTGATTCTATTAGGGTTTAAACAATCAGATTTCAGGTTAACTTGTGTCACTCAAAACAATGTATTGCAAATGTGTCCGCTGTTGGTTGCCACATGTTTAAGGGttcccataataatgctggccgccttcgcagaagtgaaaaatattcttgagtacggcttacaacttacattaaaaaaataaatagggTGACCATTTTGGCATAAGAACGTGTCAATTTTTGCATTGACAGAGGACATTCAGTGGGACGCCTCATCCAGGACTTTCTACGCTCTGTTCACAACCAGCAGGTAAGTCACACTCGGGTCATTGATAAAGATATTGGTACATGTGTCTCTGTAGGGAGGCAGGGGCCTTCATAGCCCAGTGGTAAGCATGCTAGCGCatcacagtgacccaggagtctcaccaatgctatCACCATGAgttccagcttatgctggcttcctctctggtcacgctggaaggtctgccagcagcctgcagaaggtcatgggttttcttGTGGCTGTAtcagctttcctcccaccattttgctggccatcattgtataagttaagtattcttgagtatcaaGTAAAACCCCAGTCAGTTAAATTGTCTTTGGGAGTCTTGCTCATGAATTCAAGATATCTGGAGGCAGGAATATACTCATCACAGGGTGAGCACGGTTCTCTACGTTTGCTCTACATCATGGCCACCACCACTacattgtcttccaccaatcaCCTGTGGGAAAGCTTATAAATAACTggccaaaagtcggtggtttatacTCTGGTTTCTCAGAGTATGAAACTGACTTCCACcatgcaagtgaaaaattcttcagtgtggtGCAACTTTGATTAGGTGAGAtgaagtgaataattttttggctttgttttttttttttttttttttgtctctctttttttgattttgttgcaTTTGGTTTGGTGTGCTGTCCACTCATGGAAGAAATCAATGTCCTACGCCCCCTGACCTGCATTGTGTGTTTCTGCCTGTAGTTCTTGGTATTGTCACATTTTCTGTACGGTTTcattatacatattaaatacatgtgacatgtcttGGACTTTCAGCTATGGTGTTACCGGTTCCGCTATCTGTGTATACACTCAGGATGATATAGAACAGGCCTTCAGTGGACCTTTCCAGTACACCTCTAATGGCACCCAGGTCCCCACAGCCTCAGAGCCTAATCCAAGACCAGGAGATGTGAGTACTGGCAATTAtagtttttacagttttaaaatattgtcatttcCTGGCCAATTCAGCTATATTGTCACTGGTAATAGTGAATGATCTTccaaacaaatgtcaaaacacCCATCTAGGATCGGTAGAACTTACATGTCAGAGTAATGGAAAAAtagttacatttgttacataatAACTTCAAATCAAATACAATAATTGCCATTTATGATATGAAGATATTGTAACTTTTACTTTCATATTTACAGTGTGCTGGAATCCCAGATTCAACACGTGTGAAAAATGACTTTGTGACTTTTGTCAAAGAGAAGACATTGATGTACTATGCTGTTCAGCACAAATTTGGAGAACCTATCTTCATGAAGCCAAATGTTATGCTGCAGAAGCTCCAGACCCATATCTTCTCATCCTACAATGTCTTCTTTGCGGGTTCAAGTAAGTCATGCAAACATGATATCTCTATGAATATAATCAGGACCTACTGACAATTTCACTAATGTCTGGAGATTTATTGGAAGGTTGTTTACCAGCTACAGTACCTGCTGCCGGTTACtttaataaaactttgaacaaGCACCCATCTGCTTGGACTAAAAGCTCCTATTCTGCTTCATTTAATTCTCTGCCAGGTAGCTGGCTGCTTTTCCATAATAGCCTTTTATTAAAAAAGATGAAGAAAGCCCTGTTAAATGTTCAAAGCATTTAAATTACATTGATATTTTACTAGATTGTTTTTTCAGTAAGAGTTCTTTAATTGAAGATCAAGCCTTATCAGATCATTTAGTGCATGACATGCTTGATCCTCGTGggaaaaataaatttctgtGTTAAATATGTGTCATCATTTCATGTGTAGATGAAGGGCAGGTGTACCAGATCTACCAGCCAACAGCTAACCTATCAGAGACATTGATCtcagcagttatctcccctgtcagATCATCCGGACCAGTCTGGAGTTTGCAGTATGATGTAAGCTATTTaccaaatataaaaatttcaattgaatatataaatacaagttaagaaacattttgttgataatttacgaatgtatgtgtattttttgcaaAGTTTTCATCCTGCTGTGATATTATTAGAGGTATTTGAGTATAGTAAAGGTACATTTATTAAATGGGATTCTtgtacattcaaataaaaagatGTCTTTTTGAGATCAGTTATATTCTGTAAAATGTTCTCTCTGGCTAATGTGTATTTTGCTATTTGTTTGTATAACTGTGCGATACAGTTTTTTGTGACGACCTCAGTGCTCGGGAGTCTCCAACCAGTGCTGTCACTGCAAGTTCAAGCCCAGCCCTTGCAGGCATCATCTACaatcatacatgggaaggtctggcagcaacctgcgtatgatcATGGGGCAGGGCtccgtttcctcccattataacgCTGAACATCGCTGTGTAagtcaagtattcttgagtattgcgtgaAGCGCCAAtcgaattaataaataaatgccatttttgttgaatattttcagaaaaatacaCTGATGTTGTATGTGGGGTATGACAGCAGTGTAGTCCAGTTTGACATGAAGAAACTGTGCAAGAAATACACCAAAGCTGACAGTTGTGTGTTTAACCCTTTCTGTGGCTGGTACAACGGCGAGTGTTTCCATCAAAACTGTACATCATACCAGTACGTATTGCTGTTTATCAGAAATTATCATGCACACTAACTCTCTGATGTTATCACAATGCTTTTCTTGTTCTGTGGTGATAAATGTGAAGCATAAGTTCCTAGTAAAAAGGTGATTCCAATGTGTGAGGTATCAATGAAAATAGCTATCAATTTTTAGGTGCGTAATAACAATATTATGAGACTTACATGGCTCATACATAGAAGTAATGCGTAATAGGcattttcagattatttttcaGAAACTTGATGAGGCTAATCAAAAGGTGTGGAAACTTTCTGCTGTTTATCAACATTTATCTCGGACACTGTGTTGAATATAAAGGAATGGTTATAAGATGTATGAATTTACCTGCATCCTTTGTGTACAAACACTTGGCATACTTTGGCTCTTCTATTTCAGGATGTCCATAACATACTGTAAGCTGGCTCAGCAGCTCCATAAAGACCCCACCAACCCAAAAAGAGTTTGGGAGACACTGCTACAAATCTTTGTTGATGGTAGGTCTCTTTCTAGGAAGCAGGTATTTTGACTACCACTACAGTGGTCTGTGTTAATAGGCCTAATGTCTGCCTGAGGATGTGACATTTGGGTCATAACGGAGCAAAATTTATACTTAAACATTCGGAGCCTTTACTATGCAGATTTACGTATGGCTTTGAATTGAGGAGTATCAAAATAATCCAATTTTGTGTTCCAATACACTATGAGTACATTTGATAATTGATCTATGGTGaggtatattttaaatttttctgcTCATGTCTTCAGTGTTTTAATTTCTGACCTAAATTTATTAATTCGGCCAAGGATTCAGGAGTCTTCCACCATTGTGGGcaccatgagttcaagtccagctcatgcatgcaggcttcctctctggccatatgtaggtatgtctgtcagcaacctgcagatggtcatgggtttccccatggctctacctggtttcctctcaccataatgctggcggccatgGAGTATTCTTCAGTCgggggtaaaacatcaatcaaatcaaataaataaattaaaactttttagGTGGAGTTTCATATATTTCACTCTTTTCAGTTTTAGTCAAATTTCAAGGATATTCACCTCGCACTCAAACTTGCCTTGTTTACCTGTTGAAGAGTGATGTTACACATTGTATACCCTGATATGATAATCTGCTACCTCTGTCAGACACTTTTTGCCTATTTCCACAGAGAAATTGCCAGATCAAAAGCACATCAATCTAGGAGGTCTTGTGACTCTGGACATAAGGATGCCCCTCTGTACATCTGGACCAGTCAGCTGGCACTTTGGGCGCTCCTG is a genomic window containing:
- the LOC135472256 gene encoding semaphorin-2A-like, producing MCPFDPFDNTTAVYSMQGNPENLPAFYSAANADYTKSIPTIFRSRIFYQNGTLAYEYLTTAKKDPKWLNEPQFVGSFEMEEVVYFFFREEALEHSHSCGKKVYSRVARVCKNDKGGPNVVKNQWTSYQKARLNCSIPGKVQYYFDEIQDIQWDASSRTFYALFTTSSYGVTGSAICVYTQDDIEQAFSGPFQYTSNGTQVPTASEPNPRPGDCAGIPDSTRVKNDFVTFVKEKTLMYYAVQHKFGEPIFMKPNVMLQKLQTHIFSSYNVFFAGSNEGQVYQIYQPTANLSETLISAVISPVRSSGPVWSLQYDKNTLMLYVGYDSSVVQFDMKKLCKKYTKADSCVFNPFCGWYNGECFHQNCTSYQMSITYCKLAQQLHKDPTNPKRVWETLLQIFVDEKLPDQKHINLGGLVTLDIRMPLCTSGPVSWHFGRSCNDTLTKVPKNVHILGADNSLTIRNTSMANQGCYSAKDENGRDLAFYMLHVQTGELEKEDLWTRKFYEWCDEFERYKNRINVWQHTCSGDHSNTIPNLPGE